The Methanolobus sp. WCC4 genome includes the window AGTGAAATAATTATATATAGTTATTATGGCCAAAAGTTCCAACTATGGACAATTGATCGAATCCAAGGTGAGAACAGAAAAATAACAGGCTCACAGGGTTTCCCTGTAACCGGATAGTGAAATAAAAAAGAATCTAAAGAGGATCAATCACACTCTTCTTTCAAAGATTCCCTTATCGCTTCGATCTTTTCCTGATCGAACAGACCCTCAACCTCATCACACATTGAAAGGATGCGTTCCATATCAGAAACCTCGGGGTCGCCGTGGAAATAGTCATCAAGGGAACAGATATCGAATATCTTGTCCAGAGACCGGATCTCTTTGTTCAGTTCTTCCGGAACCTCCATGAACATCTCTACCGTATCCATAAGGCAGGTATAATTGTGGTTGTAGGGTTCCATGTCATACAGATAGCAAAGGGCAACAAGATATCTTTCGAGTGCAAGCGAGGCCACATTGAAGACCACACTGTGGTCCTGTCCTTCACGCTGGAACTGCCTTGCTCTTCGAAGATAGGCTTTTGAATCACGATATTCCGTTTCAAAATCCTCGAATCTTGACCTCTTATCCATAAGTTCCAGTCTCATATTGTTTCCTCCGGTCCGTCCTGTAAGATAAATGATAATTTCGTTTTTGACACGGAATGCTATTTCCGTATAATACTATTTATAAATTGCTGTTGAAACAGGAGTTAAAAAATAAAAATACAGGACAGAACTTTATCTCAGTCAAGTCTCTGCCCACAGTTCATACAGAACTTCTCGCTGCCCTCGGCCTCCCTGCCACACTGAGGACACTTCTTCTTACCACCACCGATATTGGAACGCTGGATAACACTATCCTGTATAGTGGTGGTATTACTGATATTGTAATGGGTCACGGAGTCATCCACAAAGAGCTTGACATCCGTTCTCTTCTCTATCTCCTCGATGATCTTATGGTAGAATCCTGTAAGGGCTTCCTCTTTCTCAGCCCATGCCTTTACTATAAGTCTGGACTTGCGTTTACCGACAACCTCGATATAAGCGGCATATTTCATGCCTGCAACACCCTCGGCATAGAACCTTGCAACACCGGTGAACAGTTGCTGTGTCGAAGTTATCTCAGGATCGATCATGAACATGTTCATATCCTTCAGTATACGAGTGGCTATGTCGAAGAGATTCTCAGCAGGAACCTCAAGGTCTTTGGTATCCTCCTCGGCTACCATCATGGAACTGATGCTGGACCTCCATCCTGACTCGTCCATCTGCATTACCCTGAGGACCGGACAGACGATATCCACCATCTTATCACTGAGATCCATCTGCACATGCTTCTTCTGGCTGTAATCATAATAACGGATATTACCGGATATGATGCAGTTACCACACTCCCCAGTAGGCCTTATCATGAAAGTAGC containing:
- a CDS encoding HEPN domain-containing protein → MRLELMDKRSRFEDFETEYRDSKAYLRRARQFQREGQDHSVVFNVASLALERYLVALCYLYDMEPYNHNYTCLMDTVEMFMEVPEELNKEIRSLDKIFDICSLDDYFHGDPEVSDMERILSMCDEVEGLFDQEKIEAIRESLKEECD